The following are encoded in a window of Arthrobacter antioxidans genomic DNA:
- a CDS encoding ABC transporter permease, which yields MSAPGTRTPEEKRPRPARPAGRKADTTKVLAIPKGRTGAARILLGRDAVMIYVLIVVVLYASLTIPRFASPVTVGFLLLDVIPTLLIALPMTLVIISGEIDLSVASIAGLTSALMGVLWQGGMPIALVLVLCLLAGLVAGAFNGVLIAYLGLPSLAVTIGTLALFRGLALVVIGDNAVANFPPGLTSFFTSKIGGTGIPTVMIGVVVLVIAFAVVLHFTPFGRGLFALGYSREAATFVGIDVARSKFLLYLATGTVSALAGIYWTLRYSSARSDNASGLELAVIAAVLLGGVSIFGGKGSIPGVLAGVLLIGTINYALKLDRVSEVVLIIVTGSLLIISVVAPNIASAIREARHARRVRTAPLP from the coding sequence ATGTCCGCCCCAGGCACCAGGACCCCCGAGGAGAAGCGCCCCAGGCCGGCCCGCCCGGCGGGGCGGAAGGCGGACACCACGAAGGTGCTCGCCATCCCGAAGGGGCGCACGGGCGCCGCGAGGATCCTCCTCGGGCGCGACGCCGTCATGATCTACGTGCTCATCGTCGTCGTGCTCTACGCGAGCCTCACCATCCCGCGGTTCGCGTCGCCCGTCACCGTGGGGTTCCTGCTCCTCGACGTCATCCCGACCCTGCTCATCGCGCTGCCGATGACGCTGGTGATCATCTCGGGGGAGATCGACCTCTCGGTCGCGAGCATCGCCGGACTGACCAGCGCCCTCATGGGGGTCCTCTGGCAGGGCGGCATGCCGATCGCGCTCGTCCTCGTGCTGTGCCTGCTGGCGGGACTCGTCGCCGGCGCGTTCAACGGCGTGCTCATCGCCTATCTCGGGCTGCCGTCCCTGGCGGTCACCATCGGCACACTGGCGCTCTTCCGCGGCCTCGCGCTCGTGGTGATCGGCGACAATGCGGTGGCGAACTTCCCGCCCGGGCTCACCTCCTTCTTCACCTCGAAGATCGGCGGCACCGGCATCCCCACGGTCATGATCGGCGTGGTGGTCCTCGTCATCGCGTTCGCCGTCGTCCTGCACTTCACGCCCTTCGGCCGGGGGCTCTTCGCCCTCGGGTACAGCAGGGAGGCCGCGACGTTCGTGGGTATCGACGTCGCCCGGTCCAAGTTCCTGCTGTACCTGGCCACCGGCACGGTGTCCGCGCTCGCCGGCATCTACTGGACGCTCCGGTACTCCAGCGCCCGGAGCGACAACGCGAGCGGCCTGGAACTCGCGGTGATCGCGGCGGTGCTGCTCGGCGGGGTCTCGATCTTCGGCGGCAAGGGCTCCATCCCCGGGGTCCTGGCCGGGGTGCTGCTGATCGGCACCATCAACTACGCGCTCAAGCTGGACCGCGTCTCGGAGGTGGTCCTCATCATCGTCACGGGCTCCCTGCTCATCATCTCGGTGGTGGCGCCGAACATCGCGTCCGCCATCCGTGAGGCCCGCCACGCCAGGCGTGTCCGCACCGCACCACTTCCCTAG
- a CDS encoding L-rhamnose mutarotase — protein sequence MERVCFQLQVRPERIPEYRQRHAAIWPDMARALKDTGWDNYSLFLRPDGLLVGYVECEDFAASQAAMAATEVNARWQAEMGPFFVALEGRPDEGFLRLEEVFHLEDQL from the coding sequence ATGGAACGCGTCTGCTTCCAGCTGCAGGTCCGGCCCGAGCGCATCCCCGAGTACCGGCAGCGCCACGCGGCGATCTGGCCGGACATGGCCCGGGCGCTGAAGGACACCGGGTGGGACAACTACTCCCTGTTCCTGCGCCCGGACGGCCTGCTGGTCGGGTACGTGGAGTGCGAGGACTTCGCCGCGTCGCAGGCCGCCATGGCGGCGACGGAGGTGAACGCCCGGTGGCAGGCGGAGATGGGCCCGTTCTTCGTGGCGCTCGAGGGCCGCCCGGATGAGGGCTTCCTCCGGCTCGAGGAGGTCTTCCATCTGGAGGACCAGCTGTAG
- a CDS encoding ABC transporter permease gives MSLDGTVGAPAHPAPGHERSSVLASLLKLRELPVILALVLLVAVTAALNPLFLSEQGIKDLLLNATILMILAVGQTLVIITRNIDLSVGSILGLVAFGTGSMFAAAPDLPIVVVFVLGMLLGAALGAFNGLLITIAKVPALVITLGTLYIFRGINNAWAGGTQYFAGDRPQAFGDLSVDTFLGFPLITLIAVGVVAVVAVYMFGTRQGRDLYAIGSDPDAARLFGIPVTRRVLLAFVVNGLLAGLAGVLYASRFNSVGATTGAGLELDVVAAAVVGGVAIFGGSGTVLGAAIGALLLTTITSALTALRVDKFWQQAIVGVLILAAVVIDRIASVRSARKLRIAEARNV, from the coding sequence ATGAGCCTCGACGGCACGGTAGGTGCGCCCGCCCACCCGGCCCCCGGCCACGAGAGGTCCTCGGTCCTCGCCTCGCTCCTGAAGCTCCGCGAACTCCCGGTGATCCTCGCCCTCGTGCTGCTCGTCGCCGTGACCGCGGCCCTGAACCCGCTGTTCCTCAGCGAGCAGGGCATCAAGGACCTGCTGCTGAACGCGACCATCCTGATGATCCTGGCCGTCGGTCAGACCCTCGTGATCATCACGCGGAACATCGACCTGTCCGTCGGATCCATCCTCGGGCTCGTCGCCTTCGGGACCGGCAGCATGTTCGCCGCCGCGCCCGACCTGCCGATCGTCGTGGTCTTTGTCCTCGGGATGCTCCTCGGCGCCGCACTCGGGGCATTCAACGGTCTCCTCATCACCATCGCGAAGGTCCCGGCCCTCGTCATCACCCTCGGCACGCTCTACATCTTCCGGGGCATCAACAACGCCTGGGCCGGCGGCACCCAGTATTTCGCCGGCGACCGGCCCCAGGCGTTCGGGGACCTGTCCGTGGACACCTTCCTCGGGTTCCCCCTGATCACGCTCATCGCGGTGGGCGTCGTCGCGGTCGTCGCGGTCTACATGTTCGGCACCCGGCAGGGGCGCGATCTGTACGCCATCGGATCCGACCCCGACGCCGCCCGGCTGTTCGGCATCCCGGTGACGCGGCGCGTCCTGCTCGCCTTCGTGGTCAACGGGCTGCTGGCCGGACTGGCCGGCGTCCTGTACGCGAGCCGCTTCAACTCGGTGGGCGCGACGACGGGAGCGGGCCTCGAACTCGACGTCGTGGCCGCCGCCGTGGTGGGCGGCGTCGCGATCTTCGGTGGCAGCGGCACCGTGCTCGGCGCCGCGATCGGTGCGCTCCTGCTGACCACCATCACCAGCGCCCTGACGGCACTGCGCGTGGACAAGTTCTGGCAGCAGGCCATCGTCGGCGTCCTGATCCTCGCCGCCGTCGTCATCGACCGCATCGCCAGTGTCCGGTCCGCCCGCAAGCTCAGGATCGCGGAGGCCCGCAATGTCTGA
- a CDS encoding NtaA/DmoA family FMN-dependent monooxygenase (This protein belongs to a clade of FMN-dependent monooxygenases, within a broader family of flavin-dependent oxidoreductases, the luciferase-like monooxygenase (LMM) family, some of whose members use coenzyme F420 rather than FMN.) yields the protein MSVFTQRPRLLLSAFAMNTTSHILGGQWRHPDARQHRFNDLKLWTDLARTLEDAKFDALFLADVVGLYGNHGGGWSSHVDRGLQVPSNDPLVLQSALAATTEHLGLALTSSVVQAHPFQFARQLSTLDHLSNGRVAWNIVTSVLENSFRNFGNDGLVEHDSRYDWADEYLEVCYKLWEGSWDDGALLQDKTTGRHADASKVHKINHEGARYSVEGPHLVAPSPQRTPLLFQAGSSGRGQHFAAANAEAAFLFAPNVGYARKTTTSVRALARQLGRKDEDIKFFAGLSFVVGSTDAEVKAKQADYDEYLDLDMIVAHIGGGIGVDLGGLPLDTTLGDVRTDGARGVLEALFASVPGGNPTIADVARYRAYNQQIAGTPEQIVDQLESWQDAGIDGINIINQIIPGSYQDFIDGVLPELRRRGLAQGDYRPGTLREKLFGEGPQLPARHPATAHRGSFDHVPVP from the coding sequence ATGTCCGTCTTCACCCAGCGCCCTCGGCTGCTCCTGAGCGCCTTCGCCATGAACACCACCAGCCACATCCTCGGCGGTCAATGGCGTCACCCCGACGCCCGGCAGCACCGCTTCAACGACCTGAAACTCTGGACCGATCTCGCCCGCACCCTCGAGGACGCCAAGTTCGACGCACTCTTCCTCGCCGACGTCGTCGGGCTGTACGGCAACCACGGCGGAGGATGGTCATCCCACGTCGACCGCGGACTCCAGGTCCCCTCCAACGACCCCCTGGTCCTGCAATCAGCGCTCGCAGCGACCACCGAGCACCTCGGCCTCGCCCTGACCAGTTCCGTCGTCCAGGCCCACCCGTTCCAGTTCGCCCGCCAGCTCTCCACCCTCGACCACCTCAGCAACGGCCGTGTCGCCTGGAACATCGTCACCAGCGTGCTCGAGAACTCCTTCCGGAACTTCGGCAACGACGGTCTCGTCGAACACGACAGCCGCTACGACTGGGCCGACGAGTACCTCGAGGTCTGCTACAAGCTCTGGGAAGGATCCTGGGACGACGGCGCCCTGCTGCAGGACAAGACCACAGGACGCCATGCCGACGCCTCGAAGGTGCACAAGATCAACCACGAGGGGGCCCGTTACTCCGTCGAAGGACCCCACCTCGTCGCGCCGTCGCCCCAGCGCACGCCGCTGCTCTTCCAGGCCGGCTCATCCGGCCGCGGGCAGCACTTCGCCGCCGCGAACGCAGAAGCCGCCTTCCTCTTCGCGCCCAACGTCGGATACGCGCGGAAGACGACGACGTCCGTCCGGGCCCTCGCCCGTCAACTGGGGAGGAAGGACGAGGACATCAAGTTCTTCGCGGGCCTGTCCTTCGTCGTCGGCTCCACCGACGCCGAAGTGAAAGCCAAGCAGGCCGACTACGACGAATACCTGGACCTCGACATGATCGTCGCGCACATCGGTGGGGGCATCGGCGTGGACCTCGGCGGACTCCCCCTCGACACCACGCTCGGCGACGTCCGCACGGACGGCGCCCGCGGGGTCCTCGAAGCGCTGTTCGCCTCGGTACCGGGAGGCAACCCGACCATCGCCGATGTGGCCCGGTACCGCGCCTACAACCAGCAGATCGCAGGCACACCCGAGCAGATCGTCGATCAGCTCGAGTCCTGGCAGGACGCCGGAATCGACGGGATCAACATCATCAACCAGATCATTCCCGGCTCGTACCAGGACTTCATCGACGGCGTCCTGCCCGAACTGCGGCGCCGCGGACTCGCCCAGGGTGACTACCGGCCCGGCACGCTGCGGGAGAAACTCTTCGGCGAAGGACCGCAGCTGCCCGCACGCCACCCCGCCACCGCACACCGCGGATCCTTCGACCACGTCCCTGTTCCCTGA
- a CDS encoding acyl-CoA dehydrogenase family protein has product MTAPASTSSRTTTDTPTLPGHGTPRVSGEARYAELAARFRPVFQRIAEGSLDREAHRILPFEQVGWLKDAGFTTLRVPTRHGGDPVNHEHLFRLLIELAEADSNVAHLLRSHFSFVETAALQPSAFQDRWFPRIADGQIFGNAATERGGNALGTTQTTLQHEDGQWFLTGEKYYTTGSIFADWVVVMASTQGVEGRQYALVKADDARVTIVDDWDGFGQPLTGTGTARFAGVPVDAGDILQRTVTSTLEPAFFQLFLLAVLAGIGRAALRDVRDLVRTRTRTFNTGSGGLFRDDPQIQEHVGHLASKSFAAEAIVAAAARDLDAAVDPDLALSPEAAFLRAELAVQQAHVTVPPLVLAATSELFDVTGASSVSTGKALDRHWRNARTVATHNPALFKARSVGDHYLNGTIPTGLNSIGEATIPHPPTTGGTP; this is encoded by the coding sequence TTGACCGCTCCCGCCAGCACGTCGTCCCGGACCACGACCGACACCCCGACCCTTCCCGGGCATGGAACGCCCCGGGTGTCCGGGGAAGCACGGTACGCGGAGCTCGCTGCGCGTTTCAGACCGGTCTTCCAGCGCATCGCCGAGGGGTCCCTCGACCGGGAAGCGCACCGGATCCTGCCCTTCGAACAGGTGGGGTGGCTCAAGGACGCCGGCTTCACGACGCTTCGCGTGCCCACCCGTCACGGTGGAGACCCCGTGAACCATGAGCACCTGTTCCGGTTGCTGATCGAACTGGCCGAGGCCGACTCCAATGTCGCCCACCTGCTCCGATCCCACTTCTCCTTCGTCGAGACCGCCGCCCTGCAGCCCTCCGCATTCCAGGACCGCTGGTTCCCGCGGATCGCGGACGGGCAGATCTTCGGCAACGCGGCCACGGAGCGGGGAGGGAACGCGCTCGGGACCACGCAGACCACGCTGCAGCACGAGGACGGCCAGTGGTTCCTCACCGGCGAGAAGTACTACACCACCGGCAGCATCTTCGCCGACTGGGTCGTGGTCATGGCAAGCACGCAGGGCGTCGAGGGACGCCAGTATGCACTCGTGAAGGCCGACGACGCGCGCGTCACCATCGTGGACGACTGGGACGGCTTCGGGCAGCCCCTCACCGGCACCGGGACGGCGCGCTTCGCCGGGGTCCCGGTGGACGCCGGGGACATCCTGCAGAGGACGGTGACGAGCACGCTCGAGCCGGCGTTCTTCCAGCTCTTCCTCCTGGCTGTCCTGGCCGGCATCGGACGCGCAGCCCTCCGCGACGTGAGGGACCTCGTCCGCACCCGCACCCGCACCTTCAACACCGGATCCGGCGGTCTCTTCCGGGACGACCCGCAGATCCAGGAACACGTAGGACACCTGGCCTCGAAGTCCTTCGCCGCCGAGGCGATCGTGGCTGCGGCGGCCCGCGACCTCGACGCCGCCGTCGATCCCGATCTGGCACTCTCACCCGAGGCGGCGTTCCTCCGCGCCGAACTCGCCGTCCAGCAGGCCCACGTCACGGTCCCGCCGCTCGTGCTCGCGGCGACCAGTGAACTGTTCGACGTCACCGGCGCATCATCGGTCAGCACCGGCAAGGCGCTCGACCGCCACTGGCGCAACGCACGGACCGTCGCCACCCACAACCCCGCACTCTTCAAGGCACGCTCCGTCGGGGACCACTACCTCAACGGAACCATCCCCACCGGCCTGAACAGCATCGGCGAAGCCACGATCCCGCACCCACCCACCACCGGAGGTACCCCCTGA
- a CDS encoding ABC transporter ATP-binding protein: protein MSHSPAEPLLHVRGLRVEYRHHGTATPAVDAVDLTVGRGEIVALVGESGSGKSTLAKSIIGLLPAAAHRTAGTIVLGDTELTSAREKDLERIRGRRIGLVPQDPGASLDPVRTIGSQLAEVFRLHPTGPRRSRGSVRDDVLRLLDLVGIDRAEERLGQYPHELSGGLKQRVLIAIAFSLRPELLIADEPTSALDVTVQARILEVFERLAREFGTAVLFVTHDLAVATDHAARIVVMQRGRIIEDRPVADILAAPEEEYTARLLEEASPHRRPAEAGTHPRPEARNAPAIEVRGLTKDFRGKREQHRAVDGVSFSIEQGTTFSLVGESGSGKSTTARMILRLLDPTSGQILIHGDDVTAASRHEKRELWRSLQLVYQNPDSALDPRLPVRDIVGEPLLNYRLGTRTERSTRVAELLEQVDLPPGLAGKRPLELSGGQRQRVAIARALALGARTLVLDEALSALDVLTQAQILTLLADLQQDLGLTYLFISHDLHVVEQISTTVGVMRRGHLVETGPTAEVFGNPASEYTRALLASNPGHRLRALSDSRSEALRAARTPRSDLSALSTQ from the coding sequence ATGTCCCACAGCCCTGCCGAACCGCTGCTCCACGTCCGGGGACTGCGGGTCGAGTACCGCCACCACGGCACTGCCACCCCTGCCGTCGACGCCGTCGACCTGACCGTCGGTCGGGGTGAGATCGTCGCCCTGGTCGGCGAATCAGGATCGGGCAAGTCCACGCTCGCGAAGTCGATCATCGGGCTGCTCCCGGCGGCGGCGCACCGGACGGCCGGCACCATCGTCCTCGGAGACACCGAGCTGACCAGCGCGAGGGAAAAGGACCTCGAGAGGATCCGCGGCCGACGGATCGGGCTGGTCCCCCAGGATCCTGGAGCGTCCCTCGACCCGGTCAGGACCATCGGTTCGCAGCTGGCCGAGGTCTTCCGCCTGCACCCGACCGGCCCGCGGCGCTCACGCGGATCGGTGCGGGACGACGTTCTCCGGCTGCTCGACCTCGTGGGCATCGACCGCGCCGAGGAACGGCTCGGGCAGTACCCGCATGAACTCTCCGGCGGCCTCAAGCAGCGCGTGCTCATCGCCATCGCGTTCAGTCTCCGGCCCGAACTGCTCATCGCGGACGAGCCGACGTCAGCGCTGGACGTCACCGTGCAGGCGAGGATCCTCGAGGTCTTCGAACGCCTGGCCCGGGAGTTCGGCACCGCCGTGCTCTTCGTGACCCACGACCTCGCGGTGGCGACGGACCATGCCGCGCGCATCGTCGTCATGCAGAGGGGCCGCATCATCGAGGACCGCCCCGTGGCGGACATCCTCGCCGCCCCCGAGGAGGAGTACACGGCACGCCTGCTCGAGGAGGCGTCCCCCCATCGCCGCCCGGCCGAAGCCGGCACGCATCCGAGGCCGGAGGCCCGGAACGCTCCGGCCATCGAGGTCCGGGGTCTGACGAAGGACTTCCGGGGAAAGCGCGAGCAGCACCGGGCCGTCGACGGCGTGTCCTTCAGCATCGAGCAGGGCACCACCTTCTCCCTCGTCGGCGAATCGGGGTCGGGCAAATCGACGACCGCCCGCATGATCCTGCGCCTGCTCGATCCCACGTCCGGGCAGATCCTCATCCACGGCGACGACGTCACCGCCGCCTCCCGCCACGAGAAGCGGGAGCTGTGGCGGAGCCTTCAACTCGTCTACCAGAACCCCGACTCGGCCCTCGATCCCCGCCTGCCGGTCAGGGACATCGTGGGCGAGCCACTGCTCAACTATCGCCTCGGCACCCGCACCGAGCGCTCCACACGCGTCGCCGAGCTCCTCGAGCAGGTCGATCTCCCGCCCGGACTCGCGGGCAAACGTCCGCTCGAGCTCTCGGGCGGCCAGCGCCAACGGGTGGCGATCGCCCGTGCCCTGGCTCTGGGTGCCCGGACCCTGGTGCTCGACGAGGCGCTGTCCGCACTCGACGTGCTGACCCAGGCGCAGATCCTCACGCTCCTGGCGGACCTGCAACAAGACCTCGGGCTGACCTACCTCTTCATCTCGCACGACCTCCACGTCGTCGAACAGATCTCGACCACGGTCGGTGTCATGCGACGGGGACACCTCGTGGAGACCGGCCCCACGGCAGAGGTCTTCGGCAACCCCGCCTCGGAGTACACCAGGGCACTGCTCGCCTCCAATCCCGGGCATCGCCTGCGCGCGCTCTCCGACTCCCGCAGCGAGGCCCTGCGCGCCGCGCGGACGCCCCGCTCCGATCTCTCCGCCCTGTCGACCCAGTAA
- the rhaS gene encoding rhamnose ABC transporter substrate-binding protein, with protein MRFIHSGSTRRRMAVAALATSAALVLSACGGGDTGSDGGGEGGSGSDGEQTITFIPKQLNNPYTDVVLGGGEDGASESGFASSEVVGPLDASASSQVSFINAETQRGTNVIVIAANDPDAVGPALEEARTAGAKIVAFDSDTNPDYRDLFVSQVDAKEVALIQLELISEQIGGAGEIAILSATANATNQNEWIKFMEEELASNPDYAEIELVAKVYGDDDDTKSFQEAQGLLQAYPDLKGIISPTTVGIAATARYLSTSEYKGEVALTGLGLPNEMRPFVKDGTVTEFALWDPAQLGYVAAFAGKALADGDITGEVGDTFEAGELGEREVADGGIVLVGPPTQFNADNIDDYDF; from the coding sequence ATGAGGTTCATCCATTCCGGATCCACCCGACGGCGGATGGCCGTCGCGGCCCTCGCAACGAGCGCCGCGCTCGTCCTCAGTGCCTGCGGCGGCGGCGACACCGGCTCCGACGGCGGCGGGGAGGGCGGCAGCGGGTCGGACGGCGAGCAGACCATCACCTTCATCCCCAAGCAGCTCAACAACCCCTACACCGACGTGGTGCTGGGCGGCGGTGAGGACGGCGCCTCGGAGTCGGGCTTCGCGTCCTCCGAGGTGGTCGGGCCGCTGGACGCCAGTGCGTCGAGCCAGGTGTCCTTCATCAACGCCGAGACGCAGCGCGGTACCAACGTGATCGTGATCGCCGCCAATGATCCCGACGCCGTCGGCCCCGCCCTCGAGGAGGCCCGCACGGCCGGCGCGAAGATCGTGGCGTTCGACTCCGACACCAACCCCGACTACCGCGACCTCTTCGTCAGCCAGGTGGACGCCAAGGAGGTGGCGCTGATCCAGCTCGAGCTCATCTCCGAGCAGATCGGCGGCGCGGGCGAGATCGCCATCCTCTCCGCCACCGCGAACGCCACGAACCAGAACGAGTGGATCAAGTTCATGGAGGAGGAGCTGGCGTCCAACCCCGACTACGCGGAGATCGAGCTCGTGGCCAAGGTCTACGGCGACGACGACGACACGAAGTCCTTCCAGGAGGCGCAGGGACTCCTGCAGGCCTACCCGGACCTGAAGGGCATCATCTCGCCCACCACGGTGGGCATCGCCGCGACCGCCCGGTACCTCTCCACCTCCGAGTACAAGGGCGAGGTCGCGCTGACCGGGCTCGGCCTGCCGAACGAGATGCGGCCGTTCGTGAAGGACGGCACCGTCACCGAGTTCGCGCTCTGGGATCCGGCACAGCTCGGCTACGTGGCGGCCTTCGCGGGCAAGGCACTCGCCGACGGCGACATCACCGGGGAGGTCGGCGACACCTTCGAGGCCGGCGAACTCGGCGAGCGCGAGGTGGCCGACGGCGGGATCGTGCTCGTCGGCCCGCCCACGCAGTTCAACGCGGACAACATCGACGACTACGACTTCTAG
- a CDS encoding L-fucose/L-arabinose isomerase family protein: MTTDSAAAPGTPLALPARLEPIRRRPTRLGLVSGGLGAYWPQFPDLLPQLRESVRYVTSRFEALDADVTDVGFVSDAREAAVAAEELRRADCDLIVIFLTTYLTSSMVLPIAQRSQTPVLVIDLQPTEAMDHANFDTGKWLAYCGQCPVPEVANVFRRAGIPFRSVSGHLKQESAWERIDRWVHAAGVRGRLRHARHGLMGHVYPGMLDVSTDLTTVSTTFGSHVEVVEFDDLREFVGEVTDAQVRERVDLARSLFTVDGSVDEDDFAWGAKVSVGLDRLVTEFDLDSLAYYHRGLAGEQHERLGAGMILGASLLTARGVPMAGEYELRTSIAMLAAQAMGAGGSFTEIQALNFFDDVVEMGHDGPAHLAVSAAQPLLRGLGVYHGKRGWGVSVEFDVRQGPVTTFGIGQDPDGSYVFVTSEGTVVPGPLLAIGNTTSRVDFGADPGLWVDEWSRTGVGHHWALCVGHRAADVQAAASLLGVEHRHVAF; encoded by the coding sequence ATGACCACCGATTCCGCGGCCGCACCCGGCACGCCCCTGGCCCTCCCGGCCCGGCTCGAGCCGATCCGTCGCCGTCCCACGCGCCTCGGGCTCGTCTCCGGCGGCCTCGGGGCGTACTGGCCGCAGTTCCCCGACCTCCTGCCGCAGCTCCGGGAATCGGTGCGGTACGTCACCTCCCGCTTCGAGGCGCTCGACGCCGACGTGACCGACGTCGGCTTCGTGTCCGACGCGCGGGAGGCCGCGGTCGCCGCCGAGGAGCTCCGGCGCGCCGACTGCGACCTGATCGTCATCTTCCTCACCACGTACCTGACGTCCTCCATGGTGCTGCCGATCGCGCAGCGCTCGCAGACCCCGGTCCTCGTGATCGACCTGCAGCCCACGGAGGCCATGGACCACGCGAACTTCGACACCGGGAAGTGGCTCGCCTACTGCGGGCAGTGCCCCGTCCCCGAGGTCGCGAACGTCTTCCGGCGTGCCGGCATCCCCTTCCGCTCGGTGTCCGGGCACCTGAAGCAGGAGTCCGCGTGGGAGCGGATCGACCGGTGGGTCCACGCGGCGGGCGTGCGCGGACGGCTCCGGCACGCGCGCCACGGCCTGATGGGCCACGTGTATCCGGGCATGCTGGACGTCTCCACGGATCTCACCACGGTCTCGACGACGTTCGGCTCCCATGTGGAGGTGGTCGAGTTCGACGACCTCCGCGAGTTCGTGGGCGAGGTGACGGATGCCCAGGTCCGGGAGCGCGTGGACCTCGCGCGCAGCCTGTTCACCGTGGACGGATCCGTGGACGAGGACGACTTCGCGTGGGGCGCGAAGGTCTCGGTGGGCCTCGACCGCCTCGTCACCGAGTTCGACCTCGACTCGCTCGCCTACTACCACCGGGGTCTCGCGGGGGAGCAGCACGAACGCCTGGGGGCGGGCATGATCCTCGGCGCCTCCCTCCTCACGGCCCGCGGCGTGCCCATGGCGGGGGAGTACGAGCTGCGGACCTCGATCGCGATGCTCGCGGCGCAGGCCATGGGCGCCGGCGGATCCTTCACGGAGATCCAGGCGCTGAACTTCTTCGACGACGTGGTGGAGATGGGGCACGACGGCCCGGCGCACCTCGCGGTCAGCGCCGCCCAGCCGCTGCTGCGCGGGCTCGGCGTCTATCACGGCAAGCGGGGGTGGGGCGTCTCGGTGGAGTTCGACGTCCGCCAGGGCCCGGTGACGACCTTCGGCATCGGGCAGGATCCGGACGGCTCCTACGTCTTCGTCACCTCCGAGGGCACCGTGGTCCCCGGCCCCCTGCTCGCGATCGGGAACACGACGTCGCGCGTGGACTTCGGGGCCGACCCCGGGCTCTGGGTGGACGAGTGGAGCCGGACCGGGGTCGGCCACCACTGGGCGCTGTGCGTGGGGCACCGCGCCGCCGACGTGCAGGCCGCGGCGTCACTGCTCGGCGTCGAGCACCGCCACGTCGCGTTCTGA